In a genomic window of Limibacter armeniacum:
- a CDS encoding TonB-dependent receptor — MQKQVKAISLGVLCALSSLTSSITYGQTAEANTISITVKADKLGNTIKQIESETDYTFAYDPKVLNLEKNLHFSNDIKSLKAFLKVLETSYGIDSNIVGKTVYLKVQTDKENGAQTRNSSLRGIILDEVGALPGAAIKVLGANVGTVSRLDGSFSLVNLPSGKQTVQITFIGMAEQQLEVNLESGQTYNMGMVTMKPDDTELEEVVVKGSYYPSQVRALNIKKNFDGIAEVLAADAIGKLPDRNAAEAVQRLQGVSIERDLGEGRFVSVRGTPIQWSATLMNGNRLPSASGDNANRGVQMDIFPSELIEYVQLSKALTPDIDGDAIGGSMNFITKAAPYDKAFNINLGATYSEQAQEPGYNASIVYGDRIGKKFGFMMSAVVWDRNTGTDQYRLGYNFENPDAVQAYSINNIQLRDYLARRQTMGYNLGLEYEFNPDHKVYFKGMYSRYLDQQSVREVYFNIDQHNTQLQARHTDYVTDLYSMQLSGKSKLSEKLHMDWQLQTARSSFAFDAPKNLPKEERGYPIVNFIQQTDFDNLSSDGFKYLEMDSPNGIGDQIDAVLPYLTSTLDPNQMVMQYAILAQSENDETDYKGQVDFKYEASDRLKLKAGAKVSDKTKNVFSATVIKMAGGLLGIPNMPAPPMLNNMERESFPHNGGFLSEIGGIYNDMLIDQLTNDQIDQIYTDEFAQQYGLITAQGKDAPSNQTGSYVGDEQVYAAYLMGNYKLSGKVELIGGIRNEYNVLQFKGAKVSTNAAGETTVEDIVENNEYNAFLPMLHLKYKMDEQNLLRLAVTRTYAKADFSQLNPGVTISDIARTVVKGNTDLKPTFSINYDLMFEHYFNEVGLISGGAFYKQLSNFIYDNQSIAVVNGENYLLSRPENLDKAWLYGFEFGLSRRFRELPGFLKNFGIEGNYTFVDSEVKIPEFKDGEQVGEYSSSLPKQAKHIFNAVLFYEDNAFTARIAGNFKGKYVNTIRSVAGPEHYEWFDDNFTVDFSTSYAFTEKMRVFAEVNNITNTPNRMYHGTVDRPERASWFGVRGQVGLSYNFR; from the coding sequence TTTGCCTATGACCCAAAGGTACTAAATCTGGAAAAGAATCTTCACTTTTCAAATGATATTAAGTCACTGAAAGCATTTCTTAAGGTACTGGAAACTTCCTATGGGATAGACTCCAATATAGTGGGGAAAACAGTCTACCTGAAAGTGCAGACAGATAAGGAAAATGGTGCACAGACTAGAAATAGCAGTCTTAGGGGGATTATCCTTGATGAGGTAGGTGCACTGCCAGGTGCTGCTATTAAAGTCTTGGGGGCTAATGTTGGAACTGTATCAAGACTAGATGGCTCATTCTCACTGGTAAACCTTCCTTCAGGAAAGCAAACTGTACAGATTACATTTATTGGTATGGCTGAGCAGCAACTTGAGGTGAACTTGGAATCAGGTCAAACCTATAACATGGGCATGGTGACCATGAAACCAGATGACACTGAGTTGGAAGAAGTGGTGGTAAAAGGTTCTTATTACCCTTCACAGGTAAGGGCTTTGAATATCAAGAAGAACTTTGACGGCATTGCGGAGGTACTGGCCGCCGATGCGATTGGTAAGTTGCCAGACAGAAATGCAGCTGAAGCAGTGCAGCGTCTACAAGGGGTATCAATTGAGCGTGACCTTGGTGAAGGACGGTTTGTGTCTGTTCGTGGTACACCGATTCAGTGGAGTGCAACGTTGATGAACGGAAACCGTTTGCCTAGTGCCAGTGGTGACAACGCCAACCGTGGGGTACAGATGGATATCTTCCCTTCAGAGCTGATTGAATATGTACAGCTCTCAAAAGCATTGACGCCAGATATCGACGGTGATGCAATTGGTGGTAGTATGAACTTTATCACTAAAGCGGCTCCTTATGATAAGGCCTTTAATATTAACTTAGGAGCTACTTACAGTGAACAAGCACAGGAGCCTGGTTACAATGCCTCTATCGTTTATGGTGATCGTATAGGCAAGAAATTTGGTTTCATGATGTCGGCTGTAGTATGGGATAGAAATACAGGAACTGACCAATACCGCTTAGGTTACAACTTTGAAAACCCAGATGCGGTACAGGCTTATTCCATTAACAATATCCAGTTGCGTGATTACCTTGCCCGTAGGCAGACTATGGGTTATAACTTGGGTTTGGAATATGAGTTTAATCCAGACCATAAGGTTTATTTTAAGGGAATGTATTCCCGCTATCTGGATCAACAGAGTGTAAGGGAAGTGTACTTCAATATTGACCAGCATAATACACAATTGCAGGCAAGACATACAGACTATGTAACGGACCTGTACTCGATGCAATTGTCAGGCAAATCAAAGTTGAGTGAAAAATTACATATGGATTGGCAATTGCAGACAGCTCGTTCTTCATTTGCATTTGACGCACCTAAGAACTTGCCTAAAGAAGAGCGTGGCTACCCAATCGTAAACTTTATTCAGCAGACTGATTTTGACAACCTGTCTTCTGATGGTTTCAAATACTTGGAAATGGATTCACCAAATGGTATCGGTGATCAGATTGATGCTGTGCTACCTTACCTGACATCTACTCTGGATCCAAACCAGATGGTGATGCAGTATGCAATTCTAGCTCAGAGCGAAAATGATGAAACAGACTATAAAGGGCAGGTAGATTTCAAGTACGAAGCATCTGACCGACTGAAGCTGAAGGCTGGCGCAAAAGTGTCAGACAAGACTAAAAATGTATTTAGTGCAACAGTGATTAAAATGGCAGGTGGCTTGTTGGGCATTCCAAATATGCCGGCACCTCCAATGCTTAACAATATGGAAAGAGAAAGCTTCCCACATAATGGTGGATTCCTGAGTGAAATTGGAGGGATTTATAATGATATGCTGATTGACCAGTTGACCAACGACCAAATTGATCAGATCTATACGGATGAATTTGCGCAACAATATGGCTTGATTACAGCACAAGGTAAAGATGCTCCTTCCAACCAGACAGGCTCTTATGTGGGTGACGAGCAAGTTTACGCCGCTTATCTGATGGGGAACTATAAGCTGTCTGGTAAGGTGGAGTTGATTGGTGGTATACGTAATGAGTATAACGTTCTGCAATTCAAAGGAGCAAAAGTATCAACTAACGCTGCCGGTGAGACAACCGTGGAAGATATCGTGGAAAATAATGAGTACAATGCCTTTCTTCCAATGCTACACTTGAAATACAAGATGGATGAGCAAAACTTACTGAGATTGGCTGTAACACGTACATATGCTAAGGCAGATTTTAGTCAGCTGAATCCAGGAGTAACGATTTCGGATATTGCCAGAACAGTGGTAAAAGGGAACACGGATCTGAAACCTACATTTTCTATCAACTATGATCTGATGTTTGAGCATTATTTCAATGAAGTTGGTTTGATCTCTGGTGGTGCATTCTACAAGCAGCTCTCCAACTTTATCTACGATAACCAGTCAATTGCTGTCGTAAATGGAGAAAATTACTTGCTGTCAAGACCTGAAAACTTGGACAAGGCATGGCTGTATGGCTTTGAGTTTGGCTTGTCACGTCGTTTCAGAGAGTTGCCAGGCTTCCTAAAAAACTTCGGTATAGAGGGTAACTATACATTTGTTGATTCTGAAGTGAAGATTCCTGAATTCAAGGATGGTGAGCAGGTAGGTGAGTACAGCTCTTCATTGCCAAAACAGGCGAAACATATATTCAATGCAGTATTGTTCTATGAAGACAATGCTTTCACTGCCCGTATTGCAGGTAACTTCAAAGGCAAATATGTGAATACAATCCGTTCGGTAGCAGGTCCTGAGCACTATGAGTGGTTCGATGACAACTTCACAGTTGACTTTTCTACTTCTTATGCCTTTACTGAAAAGATGCGTGTATTCGCTGAGGTGAATAACATTACCAATACGCCTAACAGAATGTATCATGGTACAGTGGACAGACCGGAAAGAGCCTCTTGGTTTGGTGTAAGAGGACAAGTAGGTCTTAGTTATAATTTCAGGTAG
- a CDS encoding Ca2+-dependent phosphoinositide-specific phospholipase C, with protein sequence MNKLLYAVAVASIAFTGVGCHPKTEQFTAEKGAKEVTLPTSTKLNEIQVLGTHNSYAKPIDPAVINMIDPIMEQMGTKFMKSMSEEMMARFKENHPNPMSFSEGLAYDHPDFVEQLDSGLRSFEIDVYYDPTGNRFHKPATYELLKQRGINELAPFDSVGLTKPGFKVLHVADIDFRTHYTTFRSALEELKGWSDAHADHIPIFIMIEAKDMGIPLFPNSTEVLSFDNKAFMELDAEIISILGRDKVITPDDVRGNYKTLEEAVLAQSWPSLKSSLGKFVFMLLPSGAGTTDVDKTPYLQGRPSLEDRVMFVRSEPGYPHAAFLLMDNAIVRKEEITEAVKKGYLVRTRSDIETYEAKVNDHSRKEAAFESGAQVVSTDFFKSGNVYNTDYVVRMPNGKAARVSPAVTKELTASAQ encoded by the coding sequence ATGAACAAACTACTATATGCAGTCGCAGTGGCGAGTATTGCTTTTACAGGAGTAGGTTGCCACCCTAAGACTGAACAATTTACAGCTGAGAAGGGAGCTAAAGAAGTCACCCTTCCTACTAGTACAAAACTGAATGAGATTCAGGTACTAGGTACACATAACAGCTATGCCAAGCCAATCGACCCTGCAGTTATCAATATGATTGATCCAATCATGGAACAGATGGGGACTAAGTTTATGAAGTCAATGTCTGAGGAAATGATGGCAAGGTTTAAGGAGAACCATCCAAATCCAATGAGCTTTAGTGAAGGGCTTGCCTATGATCACCCTGATTTTGTAGAGCAACTGGACTCTGGTCTCCGCTCATTTGAGATTGATGTATATTATGATCCAACTGGTAACCGTTTCCACAAGCCTGCTACTTATGAGCTACTGAAACAGAGAGGTATAAATGAGTTAGCTCCATTTGATTCAGTTGGACTAACCAAGCCTGGCTTTAAGGTGTTGCACGTAGCAGATATCGATTTTAGAACACACTACACCACTTTTCGTAGTGCACTGGAAGAACTGAAAGGGTGGTCTGATGCCCATGCAGATCATATTCCGATCTTTATCATGATTGAGGCAAAAGACATGGGGATTCCATTGTTTCCGAATTCAACAGAAGTATTGTCTTTTGATAATAAGGCTTTCATGGAACTGGATGCTGAAATTATTTCAATTTTGGGCAGGGATAAAGTCATCACCCCAGATGATGTAAGAGGCAATTACAAGACCTTGGAGGAAGCAGTACTTGCTCAAAGCTGGCCATCGCTTAAATCTTCTTTGGGTAAGTTTGTCTTTATGCTTTTGCCATCAGGTGCCGGTACGACTGATGTCGACAAGACACCTTATTTGCAAGGCAGACCTTCGCTAGAAGACAGGGTTATGTTCGTCCGTTCAGAACCAGGCTATCCACATGCAGCTTTCTTGTTGATGGACAATGCAATCGTAAGAAAAGAAGAGATTACGGAAGCTGTCAAGAAAGGCTACTTGGTTAGAACGCGCTCCGACATCGAAACTTATGAAGCAAAAGTCAATGACCATAGTCGTAAAGAGGCTGCTTTTGAAAGTGGAGCACAAGTAGTATCAACTGATTTTTTTAAGTCAGGTAATGTCTACAATACTGATTATGTGGTGAGGATGCCTAATGGAAAAGCGGCTCGAGTTAGTCCCGCAGTAACAAAAGAGTTGACAGCAAGTGCCCAGTAG
- a CDS encoding glycoside hydrolase family 3 protein, which yields MKKLIRIIGYIILCILFFGGVAYSFFYFKWISESKKNLSLLGKETPILIVDQIQFRDLNKNGKLDVYEDHRAAIEDRINDLLAQMNNEEKAGLIFINRIALGENGEVSEVPSFSNPLSFLMEKASEQIARKQINHFNIMKVGSAEDLLKWHNNLQNMAERTRLGIPVTIATNPIHGGEVNFGSTVSTSFFSYWPSPLGFGAIGDIAIIREFGDIARQEYLAVGLRWALHPMGDLATEPRWARLSGTFGEDAYLSAKLMKAYILGFQGDSLSSNSVACMSKHFAGGGPQEDGWDAHFASGKGQVYPGNNFDYHLIPFTEGALAANTASIMTNYAIPKGIGREEVGFAFSKEMVTDLLRDSLKFDRIVCSDWGVITDTRFKPAAAWGIEDLSEKERVLKVFNAGGDMIGGESRTDLVLELIKEGKISQKRLNASVRRILRDKFTLGLFDNPYVDQKNLALFEKEDFKRKGEEAQRRSLVLLKNEDSILPLVRQTKVYLDGLKPEAFGSFAKVVENVEEADVIVQKFTAPYRPADNFMENFFHQGRLDFTEDQKQEKLELITKKPTITIMTIDRPGVIPEINKASKAMIADFECQDKILAELIFGAFTPSGKLPIEIPSSMEAVENQLEDVPYDSKDPLYPFGFGITYKHVVSN from the coding sequence ATGAAAAAATTAATTAGAATTATAGGATACATCATATTATGTATCCTTTTTTTTGGAGGTGTAGCTTATTCCTTTTTCTATTTTAAATGGATAAGTGAGTCAAAGAAAAATTTATCATTACTAGGGAAAGAGACGCCAATATTGATAGTTGATCAAATCCAATTTAGAGACTTAAACAAGAATGGGAAACTGGATGTTTATGAGGACCATAGAGCCGCTATTGAAGACCGGATCAATGACCTACTTGCCCAGATGAACAATGAAGAAAAGGCAGGTCTTATATTTATCAATAGAATTGCGTTGGGTGAAAATGGTGAAGTGAGTGAAGTCCCATCATTCTCCAATCCCCTGTCTTTTCTGATGGAAAAAGCTTCTGAACAGATTGCCAGAAAGCAAATCAACCATTTCAATATTATGAAGGTCGGTAGTGCTGAAGACCTATTGAAATGGCACAATAACCTTCAGAATATGGCAGAACGAACAAGATTGGGTATACCTGTTACGATCGCAACAAACCCAATTCACGGCGGAGAGGTGAATTTTGGTTCCACTGTATCAACGAGCTTTTTCTCTTATTGGCCATCACCTCTAGGGTTTGGAGCCATTGGAGATATAGCTATCATTCGTGAGTTTGGAGATATTGCCCGTCAGGAATACCTCGCTGTAGGATTGCGTTGGGCTTTACACCCGATGGGTGACCTTGCGACAGAACCTCGTTGGGCAAGGCTAAGCGGTACCTTTGGCGAGGATGCCTACCTGAGTGCAAAACTAATGAAAGCCTATATTCTTGGCTTTCAGGGGGACAGCCTGAGCAGCAATAGTGTGGCTTGTATGTCAAAGCATTTTGCAGGAGGTGGACCTCAAGAGGATGGTTGGGATGCACACTTTGCTTCAGGCAAAGGGCAAGTGTATCCGGGCAACAATTTTGACTACCATCTAATTCCTTTTACGGAAGGAGCGTTGGCTGCAAATACAGCTTCGATCATGACAAATTATGCGATTCCTAAAGGAATCGGGAGAGAAGAAGTTGGGTTTGCCTTTAGCAAGGAAATGGTGACCGACCTTTTGAGAGATTCATTGAAGTTTGATAGGATTGTCTGTTCAGACTGGGGAGTGATCACGGATACTAGATTCAAGCCAGCGGCCGCTTGGGGTATTGAGGACTTATCCGAGAAGGAAAGGGTATTAAAAGTATTCAATGCTGGAGGTGATATGATTGGTGGGGAGTCCCGTACAGATCTTGTGCTGGAGTTGATCAAAGAAGGGAAAATATCCCAAAAACGGTTGAATGCTTCCGTAAGAAGAATTCTGAGGGACAAGTTTACCCTAGGGCTTTTCGACAATCCGTATGTGGATCAAAAGAATCTGGCGCTCTTTGAGAAGGAAGATTTCAAAAGAAAAGGAGAAGAGGCACAAAGAAGGTCATTGGTACTTCTGAAAAATGAAGACAGTATTTTGCCTTTGGTAAGGCAAACAAAAGTTTACCTTGATGGATTGAAGCCTGAAGCATTTGGTTCATTTGCCAAAGTAGTAGAGAATGTAGAGGAGGCGGATGTTATTGTACAGAAATTTACAGCTCCGTATAGACCAGCAGATAATTTTATGGAAAACTTCTTCCATCAGGGAAGATTGGATTTTACAGAGGATCAGAAGCAAGAAAAATTGGAATTGATTACCAAGAAGCCTACAATCACTATTATGACGATTGACCGCCCGGGTGTTATTCCAGAGATCAATAAAGCGAGTAAAGCAATGATTGCAGACTTTGAATGTCAGGACAAAATTTTAGCAGAATTGATTTTTGGAGCATTTACCCCTTCAGGGAAGTTACCTATTGAAATTCCATCAAGTATGGAGGCTGTTGAAAATCAGCTGGAGGATGTACCTTATGACTCTAAAGACCCTTTGTATCCATTTGGTTTTGGGATTACCTATAAGCATGTCGTTAGTAATTAA
- a CDS encoding SCO family protein, producing MKQKMEGYSDSNAPSFALSWITSKYFIKRWIWGMMVGTLLVGCQRSSSDEKQSRVDKLPYFNEANFTPLWLEDGSKEIQLLHQIPAFSLINQDGEQVTDTTFKGKVYVADFFFTSCPGICPKMTENMSLLQDEFQHDDDVLLLSHSVTPETDSVPILKKYAQEHHVTSGKWHLVTGNRDEIYQLGRQAYFIEENLGVQKKADEFLHTENFVLVDGNRHIRGIYNGLNKNAIQQLIADIRTLKQE from the coding sequence ATGAAGCAAAAAATGGAAGGATATTCGGACTCAAACGCTCCAAGCTTTGCTTTAAGCTGGATAACGAGCAAGTACTTTATTAAACGCTGGATCTGGGGAATGATGGTGGGAACACTTTTGGTAGGTTGCCAACGCAGCAGTTCAGATGAAAAACAAAGTCGTGTAGACAAGCTCCCCTATTTTAATGAAGCCAATTTCACGCCCTTGTGGCTGGAAGACGGTAGCAAAGAAATCCAACTCCTCCACCAGATTCCTGCCTTTAGCCTGATCAACCAAGACGGAGAGCAGGTAACAGATACTACATTCAAGGGCAAGGTATATGTTGCGGATTTCTTTTTCACCTCCTGCCCTGGTATCTGTCCAAAAATGACAGAAAACATGTCTTTGCTACAAGATGAATTCCAACATGATGATGATGTATTGCTGCTATCACATTCAGTTACTCCTGAAACAGATTCAGTTCCTATCCTAAAAAAATATGCTCAGGAGCATCACGTAACGTCTGGCAAGTGGCATCTGGTAACAGGCAATCGTGATGAGATCTATCAACTAGGAAGACAAGCTTATTTTATAGAGGAGAATCTTGGAGTACAGAAGAAAGCAGATGAGTTTCTACACACCGAAAATTTTGTACTGGTTGACGGTAACCGCCATATCCGTGGCATCTACAATGGACTAAACAAAAACGCTATTCAACAACTGATAGCAGATATCAGGACATTAAAGCAAGAATAA
- a CDS encoding toxin-antitoxin system YwqK family antitoxin: protein MRVKHYLTGLLLWITVLGNSCKPDARTAEPGTTLPASKVVLNPQTGLVYYLDQPFSGSSESFYTNGQRASRITYLDGKKESLEQKWFLTGIKSYEATYAKGKLHGISRTWWSNGHLRTKYQYKQGKANGTQWQWYSNGAKFKKMNLVDGKEEGLQQSWRKNGKIYNNYEAKNGRIFGLKRSKLCFKLDNEQVLY from the coding sequence ATGAGAGTGAAGCATTATCTGACAGGGCTTCTGCTATGGATTACAGTTCTAGGTAACAGCTGTAAGCCAGATGCCAGAACTGCTGAACCAGGTACCACCTTGCCCGCAAGCAAGGTGGTACTAAATCCACAAACCGGGTTGGTCTACTATCTAGACCAACCTTTCAGTGGGTCATCTGAGTCTTTCTACACTAATGGTCAACGGGCATCTCGCATTACCTATTTGGATGGAAAGAAAGAAAGTCTTGAACAGAAGTGGTTCTTGACAGGTATCAAAAGCTACGAGGCTACTTATGCCAAAGGTAAATTGCATGGTATCTCACGTACATGGTGGAGTAATGGACACCTCCGTACCAAATACCAATATAAACAAGGTAAAGCCAATGGAACACAGTGGCAATGGTATAGCAATGGAGCCAAGTTCAAGAAGATGAATCTCGTAGATGGAAAAGAAGAAGGTTTACAGCAATCATGGCGGAAAAACGGAAAAATTTACAATAACTATGAAGCAAAAAATGGAAGGATATTCGGACTCAAACGCTCCAAGCTTTGCTTTAAGCTGGATAACGAGCAAGTACTTTATTAA
- a CDS encoding YHYH protein gives MNQKMFFRLGLLSAALFFGACESDNTAESTDAGELHAAFAEFDSNNFTIYRDGDEVVLESNGLPNHTSPYWSNTTTRSATDPMGSAITTPAAEQNHPLFVEPTVTSYEHMAPGNIDDFNGSYTLRVPSNPDKASNSYATGLGPIGMAVSGAMIYNDEEGPNVPLDDAIVSLDYTAAHTGPQSYHYHLEPKAWSNDDENLIGIMSDGFFLYGRKCHATGTYPTDLDASGGHTSTTQHNPDNEYHYHIMNELYLNSFYILFPGDFQGTPSNIQ, from the coding sequence ATGAATCAAAAAATGTTTTTCCGACTGGGCCTGCTTTCAGCTGCCCTATTCTTTGGGGCATGTGAAAGTGACAACACAGCAGAAAGTACTGATGCTGGTGAACTGCATGCTGCATTTGCGGAGTTTGACAGTAACAACTTCACTATCTACAGGGATGGCGATGAGGTTGTACTGGAATCCAATGGTCTCCCAAACCACACGTCTCCTTACTGGTCCAACACAACAACAAGATCTGCAACAGACCCTATGGGTAGTGCGATCACCACTCCAGCAGCAGAACAGAATCATCCACTTTTTGTGGAACCTACTGTTACAAGCTATGAGCATATGGCACCTGGTAATATCGATGACTTTAACGGCTCTTATACCTTAAGAGTACCCTCCAACCCTGATAAGGCCTCAAACTCTTATGCCACAGGGCTGGGGCCAATCGGTATGGCTGTCAGTGGTGCGATGATCTATAACGATGAAGAAGGCCCTAATGTACCACTGGACGATGCCATCGTATCACTGGACTACACTGCAGCCCATACTGGACCGCAAAGTTACCACTACCACCTTGAACCTAAAGCATGGTCCAATGATGATGAAAATCTGATTGGAATCATGTCTGACGGCTTTTTTCTCTATGGTAGGAAATGCCATGCGACCGGCACCTACCCTACTGACTTAGATGCATCAGGTGGACATACAAGCACTACCCAGCACAATCCGGATAATGAGTATCATTACCACATTATGAATGAGCTGTATCTCAACTCTTTCTATATTCTTTTCCCTGGTGATTTTCAGGGAACACCCAGCAACATCCAATAA
- a CDS encoding RNA polymerase sigma factor yields MERKASYICTQEKNRYVNTDQQLIEAIAKGDTDALQNLYDRYAAKVYNTALSYVKNVPEAEEITQDVFLKICKAAHKFEGNSTVSTWIYRIAINTALSTVKRKKRFAFLQFGKEDTTYTDFEHPGVSMEKKEEAKMLYRVIDGLPDNQKTAFILSYIEELPRQEVADVMEISLKATESLLQRAKKSLRERLTKLYPNRRNSEK; encoded by the coding sequence ATGGAAAGAAAAGCCTCTTATATTTGTACACAGGAAAAAAACAGATACGTGAATACAGACCAGCAGCTTATAGAAGCGATTGCAAAAGGCGACACGGATGCCCTTCAGAACTTGTATGATCGGTATGCTGCAAAAGTGTACAATACAGCACTGAGCTACGTCAAAAATGTACCGGAAGCAGAAGAAATCACTCAGGATGTATTCCTAAAAATCTGCAAAGCAGCCCATAAATTTGAGGGCAATTCCACTGTCAGTACTTGGATTTACCGCATTGCCATTAATACGGCCTTGAGTACAGTCAAACGGAAGAAACGTTTTGCTTTCCTGCAATTTGGTAAGGAAGACACAACCTACACAGATTTTGAACATCCTGGTGTCAGTATGGAGAAAAAGGAAGAAGCCAAGATGCTCTATCGTGTCATTGATGGACTACCTGACAACCAAAAAACAGCCTTTATCCTCAGCTATATCGAGGAGCTACCTCGTCAGGAAGTAGCGGACGTGATGGAAATCTCACTCAAAGCCACAGAATCTTTACTTCAACGCGCCAAAAAATCATTGCGGGAGCGGTTGACTAAATTGTATCCTAACCGAAGGAATTCTGAAAAGTAA
- a CDS encoding TetR/AcrR family transcriptional regulator → MARKKEYIESEVIEKAMNLFWRNGFETTSMQLLEKEMGINKFSIYASFGNKNGVFIESIKCYRQKLTPLLDKLVASAEGVEALKQYFYGFISFSREKDGAGKGCLITNAANEIGKDADPKIKAELYKFTDEIRGIFRGKLAQSSTSSQQQLDVQADYLLISMFGLASASRTFNQVQLTNYIEQVFTNL, encoded by the coding sequence ATGGCCAGGAAAAAAGAATATATAGAAAGCGAGGTAATTGAAAAAGCCATGAACCTTTTTTGGAGAAATGGCTTTGAGACCACTTCCATGCAACTACTTGAGAAGGAAATGGGAATCAATAAATTCTCTATCTATGCTAGTTTTGGCAACAAAAATGGCGTCTTTATTGAAAGCATCAAATGCTATAGACAGAAGCTGACTCCACTGCTTGATAAGTTGGTCGCATCTGCTGAGGGTGTAGAAGCGCTTAAACAATATTTCTATGGTTTTATCTCTTTTTCAAGAGAAAAAGATGGTGCTGGAAAGGGTTGTCTGATAACAAATGCAGCCAATGAGATTGGAAAGGATGCTGACCCGAAAATAAAGGCAGAACTCTATAAGTTTACGGATGAAATCAGAGGCATTTTCAGAGGCAAGCTTGCTCAGAGCTCTACGAGCAGTCAACAGCAGTTGGATGTACAGGCAGATTACCTGCTTATTTCTATGTTTGGCTTAGCATCTGCCTCTAGAACCTTTAATCAGGTTCAGTTAACCAATTACATCGAACAAGTTTTTACAAATCTTTAA
- a CDS encoding carboxymuconolactone decarboxylase family protein — protein sequence MKSFKIHNIETAPEKSKTLLEGSQKANGFIPNLHGVLAESPELFKAYQSLHELFMNTSFDKEELTVVWQTINVEHACHYCVPAHTAIANMMKVDTEITEALRNSTKMPTEKLQILHEMTLSLTRNRGNVTDAEVEAFFVVGYEQKHLLEIILGISQKVISNYTNRIAETALDQPFNGFAWSK from the coding sequence ATGAAATCATTCAAAATTCACAACATCGAGACAGCCCCTGAAAAAAGTAAAACATTGTTAGAGGGCTCACAGAAAGCCAACGGGTTTATTCCTAATCTTCATGGAGTTTTGGCAGAGTCACCTGAACTGTTTAAGGCTTATCAATCACTTCATGAGTTATTTATGAACACTTCTTTTGATAAAGAGGAGTTGACAGTAGTATGGCAGACAATCAATGTTGAGCATGCATGCCATTACTGTGTACCAGCCCATACAGCTATTGCCAATATGATGAAGGTAGATACTGAAATTACTGAGGCCTTGAGGAACAGCACTAAGATGCCTACTGAAAAATTGCAAATACTACATGAAATGACGCTGTCTTTGACAAGAAACAGAGGCAATGTAACAGATGCTGAGGTGGAGGCATTTTTTGTTGTAGGATATGAGCAGAAACACCTGCTTGAAATTATTCTTGGTATTTCACAGAAAGTGATCAGTAACTATACGAACCGTATTGCTGAGACAGCATTGGATCAGCCGTTTAATGGGTTTGCTTGGTCGAAATAA